One segment of Niveibacterium microcysteis DNA contains the following:
- a CDS encoding DsbA family oxidoreductase: protein MSPAARSSGTLDLVFSSHRQIPPRPTTMPTRLKIDFVSDVSCPWCAIGLYSLKKALSELGGEVAASLHFQPFELNPDMAPEGEEIRAHLRRKYGSTDEQLARIQETIRERGAQLGFDFAVGKRAGIYNTFDAHRLLHWAEQEDRQLALKEALFRRYFTEGQNPSSHEVLLAAVREVGLDEARASAILASDEFAADVRTAEARYLNAGINSVPAVIINDRHLIQGGQPPEVFAQALRQIVGQA, encoded by the coding sequence GTGTCGCCGGCGGCTCGATCGTCGGGAACCCTCGACCTTGTTTTCAGCTCTCACCGCCAGATACCTCCAAGGCCCACAACCATGCCGACCAGATTGAAGATTGATTTTGTTTCCGACGTTTCCTGCCCCTGGTGCGCGATCGGACTCTATTCGCTGAAGAAGGCGCTGTCGGAACTGGGCGGCGAGGTAGCAGCGTCGCTGCATTTCCAGCCCTTTGAGCTCAACCCCGACATGGCGCCCGAGGGTGAGGAGATCCGCGCGCATCTGCGCAGGAAGTACGGATCAACCGACGAACAGCTCGCGCGTATCCAAGAGACAATTCGCGAACGCGGCGCGCAGTTGGGTTTTGATTTTGCGGTCGGGAAGCGTGCTGGCATCTACAACACCTTCGACGCACACCGACTGCTGCATTGGGCTGAACAGGAAGATCGGCAGCTGGCGCTGAAGGAGGCGCTGTTCCGGCGCTATTTCACGGAAGGCCAGAATCCGTCCTCCCACGAGGTCCTGCTGGCGGCTGTGCGTGAGGTGGGGCTGGACGAGGCAAGGGCCAGTGCGATTCTGGCCTCGGACGAGTTCGCGGCCGATGTACGCACCGCGGAGGCGCGCTACCTCAATGCCGGGATCAACTCGGTGCCTGCCGTGATCATCAACGACAGGCATCTGATCCAGGGTGGGCAACCGCCCGAAGTATTCGCCCAAGCGCTGCGGCAGATCGTCGGGCAGGCTTGA
- a CDS encoding ferredoxin--NADP reductase, with product MASDNSRFTRETITHLRDWSARQRSLRITRPRGYRFTPGQFARVGIQRADGGFVWRALSMCSAAWDDELEFLVVHIANGPFSNELWPLTPGSSLLLDATPQGFLTIDRFADGSDLWLLSTGTGLAPFVSILRDPTTWQRFDHIVAVHCVRESSELAYRDALEPAADHPLFEDRRARFTYVPVVTQEAGYMGLRERIPALLASGALESAAGLALTPELSRFMVCGGPAMVEGTHRQLMRMGYRLSRLRAPAHIALENGW from the coding sequence ATGGCTTCTGACAACAGCCGTTTCACCCGCGAGACGATTACCCATCTACGCGATTGGAGTGCCCGCCAACGCAGCTTGCGCATCACGCGCCCACGCGGCTACCGCTTCACGCCGGGGCAATTTGCACGCGTCGGCATCCAGCGCGCCGATGGCGGCTTTGTGTGGCGCGCGCTATCGATGTGCTCAGCGGCGTGGGACGACGAGCTTGAGTTCCTCGTCGTCCACATCGCGAACGGCCCGTTCTCGAACGAACTCTGGCCGCTCACACCGGGCAGCAGCTTGTTGCTCGACGCGACCCCGCAGGGTTTTCTGACGATCGACCGCTTCGCGGACGGCAGCGACCTGTGGTTGCTCTCAACCGGCACCGGCCTCGCCCCCTTCGTCTCGATCCTTCGCGACCCCACGACATGGCAACGCTTCGATCACATCGTCGCGGTGCACTGCGTGCGCGAATCGTCCGAACTGGCCTACCGTGATGCGTTGGAGCCCGCGGCCGATCACCCGCTGTTTGAGGATCGCCGCGCCCGCTTCACCTACGTGCCAGTCGTCACCCAAGAGGCCGGCTACATGGGCCTGCGCGAACGCATTCCGGCGCTGCTCGCATCGGGTGCGCTCGAATCGGCCGCGGGCCTGGCGCTTACGCCAGAGCTCTCACGTTTCATGGTCTGCGGCGGCCCGGCGATGGTCGAAGGCACGCACCGACAACTGATGCGGATGGGCTACCGACTCAGCCGCCTGCGTGCGCCCGCGCATATCGCGTTGGAGAACGGCTGGTAG
- the pstC gene encoding phosphate ABC transporter permease subunit PstC — MEVTTVSDRLSRKVVRNIKERAIEAVMFAAASISVLTTLGIIWVLVSESYHFFEHVPIWTFLTDTMWTPLFSEPRYGILPLLMGTLTTSLVALSVAIPLGTIIAIYLSEFASPRVREVVKPFLELLGGVPTIVYGYFALTVVSPVLQYFFPSLPGFSMLAAGLVMGVAIVPYISSLSEDAMRAVPMSLREGAYAMGSTRFQTAVRVVLPAAISGVLSAYILGISRAVGETMIVAVAAGMQPNFTMNPAEPAQTISAYIVQVAMGDLPHGSVGYQSIFAAGLSLMLMTLFFNILGHVIRRRYREAY; from the coding sequence ATGGAAGTGACCACAGTCAGTGACCGACTTTCCCGGAAAGTGGTCCGTAACATCAAGGAACGCGCGATCGAGGCGGTCATGTTTGCCGCTGCATCGATTTCCGTGCTGACGACGCTGGGCATCATCTGGGTGCTGGTGTCGGAGTCCTACCACTTCTTCGAACATGTGCCGATCTGGACCTTCCTGACCGACACCATGTGGACCCCGCTGTTCTCCGAGCCCCGCTACGGCATTCTGCCGCTGCTGATGGGCACGCTGACCACCTCGCTGGTGGCGCTCAGCGTTGCGATTCCGCTCGGCACGATCATCGCGATCTATCTTTCCGAATTTGCCTCGCCGCGTGTGCGCGAGGTGGTCAAGCCCTTCCTCGAATTGCTCGGCGGCGTGCCGACGATCGTCTATGGCTACTTTGCGCTGACGGTCGTGTCGCCGGTGCTGCAGTACTTCTTCCCGTCGCTGCCGGGCTTTTCGATGCTCGCGGCTGGTCTGGTGATGGGCGTGGCGATCGTGCCCTACATCAGCTCGCTCTCCGAAGACGCGATGCGCGCGGTGCCGATGAGCCTGCGCGAAGGCGCCTATGCGATGGGCAGCACCCGCTTCCAGACCGCCGTGCGCGTGGTGCTGCCGGCGGCGATCTCCGGCGTGCTGTCGGCCTACATCCTGGGTATTTCGCGCGCGGTCGGCGAGACGATGATCGTCGCGGTTGCAGCGGGTATGCAGCCGAACTTCACCATGAACCCGGCCGAGCCCGCGCAGACGATCTCGGCCTACATCGTGCAGGTTGCAATGGGTGATCTGCCGCACGGCTCCGTTGGCTATCAGTCGATCTTCGCTGCCGGCCTGAGCCTGATGCTGATGACCTTGTTCTTCAACATTCTCGGCCACGTCATCCGCCGCCGCTACCGCGAAGCCTATTGA
- a CDS encoding PstS family phosphate ABC transporter substrate-binding protein produces MNKTVLAAASFALFASAAHAEAIVKIDGSSTVYPITEAVAEDFQKSTKGAVKVTVGISGTGGGFKKFCRGETDISDASRPILKKEMEDCAKAGIKYFELPIAFDALTVVVNPKSKITQLTVAQLKAMWEPAAQGKVTKWNQIDASFGDANLKLFGPGSDSGTFDYFTEAVNGKSKASRGDYTASEDDNVLVQGVSRDAGAIGYFGYAYYFENKNKLKAVAIVNPKGKAVLPSEQTVIDGSYSPLSRPIFIYVNEKSLEKAEVRQFVEFYMKNAAALTSEVKYVPLPAKAYTANLEHIAKKKLGTVFGGEADVGATIEELMSREAKL; encoded by the coding sequence ATGAACAAGACTGTCCTTGCCGCTGCCAGCTTTGCCCTGTTCGCCTCCGCTGCCCATGCCGAAGCGATCGTGAAGATCGACGGTTCGAGCACCGTGTATCCGATCACCGAAGCCGTCGCGGAAGACTTCCAGAAGTCCACCAAGGGTGCAGTCAAGGTCACCGTCGGCATTTCCGGCACCGGCGGCGGCTTCAAGAAGTTCTGCCGCGGCGAGACCGACATCTCCGACGCGTCGCGCCCGATCCTGAAGAAGGAAATGGAAGATTGCGCGAAGGCCGGCATCAAGTATTTCGAGCTGCCGATCGCGTTTGATGCACTGACCGTGGTGGTCAACCCGAAGAGCAAGATTACCCAGCTGACGGTTGCCCAACTCAAGGCGATGTGGGAACCGGCTGCCCAGGGCAAGGTCACGAAGTGGAACCAGATCGACGCGTCGTTCGGCGATGCCAACCTGAAGCTGTTCGGGCCGGGTTCGGATTCGGGCACCTTCGACTACTTCACCGAGGCGGTGAACGGCAAGTCCAAGGCCTCGCGTGGCGACTACACCGCGTCGGAAGATGACAACGTGCTGGTGCAGGGTGTTTCGCGTGACGCTGGTGCGATCGGCTACTTCGGCTACGCCTACTACTTCGAAAACAAGAACAAGCTCAAGGCGGTCGCGATCGTCAATCCGAAGGGCAAGGCGGTGCTGCCGTCCGAGCAGACCGTGATCGATGGTTCGTACAGCCCGCTGTCGCGCCCGATCTTCATCTACGTGAATGAGAAGTCGCTCGAGAAGGCGGAAGTGCGCCAGTTCGTCGAGTTCTACATGAAGAACGCCGCCGCGCTGACCTCGGAAGTGAAGTACGTACCGCTGCCGGCCAAGGCTTACACTGCGAACCTCGAGCACATCGCGAAGAAGAAGCTGGGCACCGTGTTCGGTGGCGAGGCTGATGTGGGTGCGACGATCGAAGAACTGATGTCGCGCGAAGCCAAGCTCTGA
- the pstB gene encoding phosphate ABC transporter ATP-binding protein PstB, with amino-acid sequence MTTTNQTLPTKAETRDFNFYYGAFHALKSINLPVVEKRVTALIGPSGCGKSTLLRSFNRMHDLYPGNRYQGSIVLHPDNTNILDPKVDPIEVRMRIGMVFQKPNPFPKSIYENVAYGLKVRGESSRSVLDDKVENALRGASLWNEVKDRLHAPATALSGGQQQRLCIARCLATDPELLLFDEPTSALDPIATANIEELVTELRERVTILIVTHNMQQAARVSDYTAYMYLGELIEYGVTDDVFMRPKKKATEDYITGRFG; translated from the coding sequence ATGACGACGACCAACCAGACGCTGCCGACCAAGGCTGAAACCCGCGATTTCAACTTCTACTACGGTGCGTTCCACGCGCTGAAGTCGATCAACCTGCCGGTGGTGGAAAAGCGCGTCACCGCGCTGATCGGGCCTTCCGGCTGTGGCAAATCGACGCTGCTGCGGTCTTTCAACCGCATGCATGATCTCTACCCGGGTAACCGCTATCAGGGGTCGATCGTGCTGCACCCGGACAACACCAACATCCTCGACCCGAAGGTCGACCCGATCGAGGTGCGGATGCGCATTGGCATGGTGTTCCAGAAGCCGAACCCGTTCCCGAAGTCGATCTACGAGAACGTCGCCTACGGCCTGAAGGTGCGCGGCGAGAGCAGCCGCAGCGTGCTCGACGACAAGGTCGAGAACGCACTTCGCGGCGCCTCGTTGTGGAACGAGGTCAAGGATCGCCTGCATGCGCCGGCGACCGCACTGTCCGGCGGCCAGCAGCAGCGCCTCTGCATTGCGCGCTGTCTTGCGACCGACCCCGAACTGCTGTTGTTTGATGAGCCGACCTCGGCGCTCGATCCGATCGCTACCGCGAACATCGAAGAACTGGTGACCGAGCTGCGCGAGCGCGTGACGATCCTGATCGTCACGCACAACATGCAGCAGGCCGCCCGTGTGTCGGACTACACCGCCTACATGTACCTCGGTGAGTTGATCGAGTACGGCGTGACCGACGATGTCTTCATGCGCCCGAAGAAGAAGGCCACCGAGGACTACATCACCGGGCGTTTCGGCTGA
- a CDS encoding magnesium and cobalt transport protein CorA — translation MSLAHITTLLNKHKLVEGLVHSQPMARQALVEAIVHRKHLNEVLQLLESTPAADIGVVLESVRFDDAAFLWQQLPDERRGEVLWEISEELKDHLSLVRAVEVAESQINAFELIDGRLRQRAITCRADLEGIRPIWIDLFHASDAERAYVGAHFGLVLPDSGDTTDLEVSSRFHVEEAGEIHLHSNFLLDREGNSRSVPVAFVLHGDILFSVRNEELPVFRLQRRRARMQQGYVSDCKDVLLDLYGADVEYSADALEGVYNTLGKVGRQVLSETISDEEAAGILADIAEEEDLNGRIRSNILDTQRALSFMMRCKMLSPAEIEDAKQILRDIESLNSHTAFLFDKINFLMDATIGFININQNRRVSQLTVFGVVFMPINILAGIGGMSEFSMMTAGIPWPISFGAFVVGMGLIGWGTYVALRYTEVRRARQALKSKAAAIS, via the coding sequence ATGTCCCTCGCACATATCACCACCTTGCTCAACAAACACAAGCTCGTCGAGGGGTTGGTGCATAGTCAGCCGATGGCGCGGCAAGCCCTCGTTGAGGCGATCGTCCACCGCAAGCATCTCAATGAAGTGCTGCAACTCCTTGAGAGCACTCCCGCCGCCGACATCGGGGTGGTGCTCGAATCGGTGCGATTCGATGATGCGGCATTCCTGTGGCAACAGTTGCCGGATGAGCGCCGCGGCGAAGTGCTGTGGGAGATTTCGGAGGAACTGAAAGACCACCTCAGCCTCGTTCGCGCAGTCGAGGTTGCCGAGAGTCAGATCAACGCTTTCGAGCTGATCGACGGCCGCCTGCGCCAGCGGGCGATTACATGCCGCGCGGATCTGGAAGGTATTCGCCCGATCTGGATTGATCTTTTCCATGCCAGCGATGCCGAGCGTGCTTATGTAGGCGCCCACTTCGGCTTGGTACTGCCAGATTCCGGCGACACCACCGACCTGGAAGTCAGTTCGCGCTTCCATGTTGAAGAGGCGGGTGAAATCCACCTGCACTCGAACTTCCTGCTTGATCGCGAAGGCAATTCGCGCAGCGTGCCGGTGGCTTTTGTGCTGCACGGCGACATCCTGTTCTCCGTGCGCAACGAAGAGCTACCGGTGTTCCGCCTGCAGCGGCGCAGGGCGCGGATGCAGCAAGGTTATGTGTCGGACTGCAAGGATGTGCTGCTCGATCTGTACGGTGCCGACGTCGAGTACTCGGCCGATGCGCTGGAAGGTGTTTACAACACGCTCGGCAAGGTGGGCCGCCAGGTGTTGAGCGAGACGATCAGCGATGAGGAAGCCGCCGGCATCCTGGCCGATATTGCCGAGGAGGAAGACCTCAACGGGCGCATTCGCAGCAACATTCTCGATACCCAGCGCGCGCTCTCGTTCATGATGCGTTGCAAGATGCTGTCACCTGCGGAAATCGAAGACGCGAAACAGATCCTGCGCGACATTGAATCACTCAACAGTCACACCGCATTCCTGTTCGACAAGATCAACTTCCTAATGGACGCCACGATCGGTTTCATCAACATCAACCAGAACCGTCGTGTATCCCAGCTGACTGTATTCGGCGTGGTCTTCATGCCGATCAACATCCTGGCCGGTATCGGCGGGATGTCGGAATTCTCGATGATGACGGCGGGCATCCCCTGGCCGATCTCGTTTGGTGCCTTCGTCGTCGGCATGGGGCTGATCGGCTGGGGCACCTACGTCGCGCTGCGGTATACAGAGGTCCGCAGGGCACGACAAGCGTTGAAGTCGAAGGCCGCGGCAATCTCCTAG
- a CDS encoding thioredoxin family protein: MKQVKVLGSGCANCRNTVQIVESVAQQRGVEIALEKVEDMQKIMAYGVMRTPAVVIDGKVVHAGGVPAPATVAQWFESPAGG, encoded by the coding sequence ATGAAACAGGTCAAGGTGCTTGGTAGCGGCTGCGCCAACTGCCGCAATACGGTGCAGATCGTCGAATCAGTCGCACAGCAGCGCGGCGTGGAAATCGCGCTGGAGAAGGTCGAAGACATGCAGAAGATCATGGCTTACGGGGTCATGCGGACGCCCGCCGTGGTGATCGACGGCAAGGTCGTACACGCTGGCGGCGTGCCGGCCCCGGCAACGGTAGCTCAATGGTTCGAGAGCCCGGCAGGCGGCTGA
- a CDS encoding DUF808 domain-containing protein, which produces MAGASLLTLLDDIASVLDDVALMTKVAARKTAGVLGDDLALNAEQVSGVRAERELPVVWAVAKGSLRNKLILVPAALALSALLPVAITPLLMIGGAYLCFEGFEKLAHKFMHGSGDDAAAHAAEAAALSDTEVDIVAFEKDKIAGAVRTDFILSAEIIVIALGTVQDAAFGSQVAVVSGIALIMTAGVYGLVAGIVKLDDAGFYLLRKTASNGWAALQRGIGRVLVNAAPYLMKALAVIGTAAMFLVGGGILLHGLPQAHHWLEAAANAVASTPLIGGLLAALTPTVLNALAGVIAGGVVLALVSLVGGVAARLRS; this is translated from the coding sequence ATGGCCGGCGCCAGCCTCCTCACCCTTCTTGACGACATCGCGTCGGTACTCGACGACGTAGCCCTGATGACCAAGGTTGCCGCGCGCAAGACGGCCGGCGTGCTGGGCGACGATCTGGCGCTGAACGCCGAGCAGGTCTCCGGCGTGCGGGCCGAGCGCGAATTGCCGGTCGTCTGGGCGGTTGCCAAGGGTTCGCTGCGCAACAAACTGATCCTCGTACCGGCCGCACTCGCCTTGTCAGCCCTGCTTCCGGTTGCGATCACGCCGCTGCTGATGATCGGCGGTGCCTACCTGTGCTTCGAGGGCTTCGAAAAGCTCGCGCACAAGTTCATGCACGGATCCGGCGACGACGCGGCGGCACACGCGGCAGAGGCCGCAGCGCTGAGCGACACCGAGGTCGACATCGTTGCCTTCGAGAAAGACAAGATCGCGGGCGCCGTGCGCACCGATTTCATCCTGTCGGCGGAGATCATCGTGATCGCGCTCGGCACGGTGCAGGACGCTGCATTCGGCTCGCAGGTGGCGGTCGTGTCGGGGATCGCACTGATCATGACCGCCGGCGTGTATGGCCTGGTGGCCGGCATCGTGAAGCTCGATGACGCCGGCTTCTACCTGCTGCGCAAAACCGCCTCCAACGGTTGGGCAGCGTTGCAGCGCGGCATCGGCCGCGTTCTCGTGAACGCAGCGCCCTACCTGATGAAGGCCTTGGCGGTGATTGGCACGGCTGCCATGTTCCTCGTCGGCGGCGGCATCCTGCTGCACGGTTTGCCACAAGCTCATCACTGGCTCGAAGCCGCCGCAAACGCCGTCGCATCGACACCGTTGATCGGCGGCCTGCTCGCCGCACTGACACCAACGGTGCTCAACGCCTTGGCGGGCGTCATCGCCGGCGGCGTGGTTCTGGCACTGGTCAGTCTGGTCGGCGGCGTCGCGGCGCGGCTACGCAGCTAG
- a CDS encoding permease: protein MSVSAPSPLRHDRRLLRWLVALAVLAPLWWLAYGRLTDFADAALSLIGQSRSNALGEALHFFLYDTPKVLLLLTGIVFVMGVVQTFFAPERTRALLSGRREGVGNVLAATLGIVTPFCSCSAVPLFIGFLSAGIPLGVTFSFLVSAPMVNEVALVLLFGMFGWKVAALYLVLGLAVAIGAGLVIGRLRMEAHLEDWVRPIIEGGAINTPDANPAWAERLDAGRTHVREIVGKVWPYVVAGIALGAGIHGYVPEDFMAGIMGRDAWWSVPVAVALGVPMYTNAAGIIPIVEALIGKGAALGTVLAFMMSVIALSAPEMIILRKVLKPRLIATFVGVVAAGILLVGYVFNLVL from the coding sequence ATGTCGGTGTCTGCCCCCTCTCCTCTGCGCCACGATCGTCGGCTGCTGCGCTGGCTCGTCGCGCTCGCCGTGCTCGCACCACTCTGGTGGCTGGCCTACGGGCGGCTCACTGACTTCGCGGATGCCGCCCTTTCGCTGATCGGCCAGAGCCGGAGCAACGCGCTCGGCGAGGCATTGCACTTCTTCCTGTACGACACGCCCAAGGTCTTGCTGCTGCTGACAGGCATCGTGTTCGTGATGGGCGTGGTGCAAACCTTCTTCGCTCCGGAACGCACGCGCGCCCTGTTGTCCGGGCGCCGCGAAGGGGTCGGCAACGTGCTGGCCGCGACACTCGGCATCGTCACACCGTTTTGCTCCTGCTCCGCAGTGCCGCTCTTCATCGGCTTCCTGTCGGCCGGCATCCCGCTCGGCGTCACCTTCTCGTTCCTGGTTTCGGCGCCCATGGTCAACGAAGTCGCGCTGGTGCTGCTGTTCGGCATGTTCGGCTGGAAGGTGGCGGCGCTCTACCTCGTGCTGGGGCTCGCCGTCGCCATTGGCGCGGGCCTGGTGATCGGGCGCCTGCGCATGGAGGCGCATCTCGAGGATTGGGTGCGCCCGATCATTGAAGGCGGCGCCATCAATACACCGGACGCAAACCCCGCCTGGGCCGAGCGCCTCGACGCGGGGCGAACCCATGTTCGGGAAATCGTCGGCAAGGTCTGGCCCTATGTAGTCGCCGGCATTGCGCTCGGCGCGGGCATCCACGGCTATGTGCCGGAAGACTTCATGGCCGGCATCATGGGCCGCGACGCGTGGTGGTCGGTACCGGTCGCAGTCGCGCTGGGCGTGCCGATGTACACCAACGCGGCCGGCATCATCCCGATCGTGGAAGCCCTGATCGGCAAGGGCGCGGCGCTGGGCACCGTGCTGGCGTTCATGATGAGCGTGATCGCGCTGTCCGCCCCCGAGATGATCATCCTGCGCAAGGTACTCAAGCCCCGGCTGATTGCCACCTTCGTAGGCGTTGTCGCTGCCGGCATCCTGCTGGTCGGCTACGTTTTCAACCTCGTACTCTGA
- a CDS encoding thiamine pyrophosphate-binding protein codes for MTQAHPTGARALVDALLTHGADTAYCVPGESYLAVLDALYDVRDRLKLVVCRQEGGAAYMADAYGKLTGKPGICFVTRGPGATNAAVGVHTAFQDSAPMILFIGQVGRGMLEREAFQEIDYRRMYGQMAKWVAQIDDASRIPEFVSRAFHIATSGRPGPVVLALPEDMQHEPCTVAQPQPFRRVMPSPALADMAELRSRLAAAQRPLMILGGRGWNDAACADIRRFAEAWQLPVACAFRYQDSFDNTHPLYAGDVGLGINPKLAARVREADLVLAVGPRLGESTTSGYALFDIPRPKQALVHVHAGIDELGRVYAADLPINAGYPEFAAAASELVPPASLNWVGSAETARGDYLAWTEPPATPGELQMGEVMRWLRERLPADAILTNGAGNYAIWLHRFYRYRRFGTQLAPTNGSMGYGVPSAVAAKIAQPARIVVSFSGDGCFMMNGQEFATAVKYGAAVVFVVVNNSMYGTIRMHQEREFPDRISGTELANPDFAALARAYGALGEVVTRTDEFAPAFERALSAGGPALIELRTNPEVITPSATITQIKGQSKRR; via the coding sequence ATGACCCAAGCCCACCCCACCGGCGCCCGCGCGCTGGTCGATGCCCTGCTGACTCACGGTGCTGACACTGCTTACTGCGTGCCAGGCGAAAGCTACCTCGCGGTGCTTGATGCGCTGTACGACGTGCGTGACCGATTGAAACTGGTCGTGTGTCGGCAGGAGGGGGGCGCCGCTTACATGGCGGACGCCTACGGCAAGCTCACCGGCAAACCCGGCATCTGCTTCGTGACCCGCGGACCAGGTGCGACCAATGCGGCAGTGGGCGTGCATACCGCGTTTCAGGATTCGGCGCCGATGATCCTGTTCATCGGTCAGGTCGGGCGGGGCATGCTGGAACGCGAGGCCTTCCAAGAGATCGACTACCGCCGCATGTACGGCCAGATGGCGAAGTGGGTGGCGCAGATCGACGACGCTTCGCGCATCCCCGAGTTCGTCTCGCGCGCCTTCCATATCGCCACCTCGGGCCGCCCCGGCCCGGTCGTGCTGGCGCTGCCGGAAGACATGCAGCACGAGCCTTGCACGGTAGCGCAGCCGCAGCCCTTCCGCCGCGTGATGCCGTCGCCCGCGCTGGCCGACATGGCCGAGTTGCGCAGCCGGCTTGCGGCCGCCCAGCGGCCGCTGATGATCCTCGGCGGGCGCGGTTGGAATGATGCCGCCTGCGCCGATATACGCCGCTTTGCCGAGGCTTGGCAGCTGCCGGTGGCCTGCGCCTTCCGCTACCAGGATTCGTTCGACAACACGCATCCGCTCTACGCCGGCGATGTTGGGCTGGGCATCAATCCCAAGCTCGCCGCACGCGTGCGCGAGGCGGATCTGGTGCTCGCGGTGGGCCCGCGCCTGGGCGAATCCACCACCAGCGGCTACGCCTTGTTCGACATCCCGCGCCCGAAGCAGGCTTTGGTGCACGTGCATGCGGGCATCGACGAGTTGGGCCGGGTGTATGCGGCCGATCTGCCGATCAATGCCGGCTATCCTGAATTTGCCGCTGCGGCGAGTGAGCTTGTACCGCCTGCAAGCCTGAACTGGGTCGGTAGTGCCGAGACGGCGCGCGGCGACTACCTCGCCTGGACCGAGCCACCCGCCACGCCGGGCGAACTGCAGATGGGCGAGGTGATGCGCTGGCTTCGCGAGCGTCTGCCGGCCGACGCGATCCTCACCAACGGCGCCGGCAACTACGCGATCTGGCTGCATCGCTTCTATCGCTATCGCCGGTTCGGCACGCAGCTGGCACCGACCAATGGCTCGATGGGTTATGGCGTGCCATCTGCGGTGGCGGCCAAGATCGCGCAGCCGGCGCGGATCGTCGTGTCCTTCTCCGGCGATGGCTGCTTCATGATGAACGGGCAGGAGTTCGCCACCGCAGTGAAGTACGGCGCGGCGGTGGTGTTCGTCGTGGTGAACAACAGCATGTACGGCACGATCCGGATGCATCAGGAGCGTGAGTTCCCGGATCGCATCTCCGGCACCGAATTGGCCAACCCCGACTTTGCTGCGCTGGCGCGCGCCTATGGCGCCCTTGGCGAAGTCGTGACGCGCACTGATGAGTTCGCGCCGGCGTTCGAGCGGGCGCTGTCCGCTGGCGGCCCGGCGCTGATCGAGCTACGCACCAACCCTGAGGTGATCACCCCCTCGGCAACCATCACGCAGATCAAGGGGCAGTCGAAGCGGCGCTAG
- the pstA gene encoding phosphate ABC transporter permease PstA, giving the protein MNQKELAAIRGTIRSNRRLDIIFAVAGFVALLIGVMAFVTLFAQMAYNGWERLNPDFFMNFPSRRAANAGILSAWVGSLLVMLVTAVSAVPLGVAAGVYLEEYAPKNLITDIIEINVSNLAGVPSIVYGLLALGVFVYAFGFGQSILSAGLTLGLLILPVVIVATREALRSIPIHIREGAYGVGATRWQVVRDHLVPYSTPGIMTGVIIGMSRAIGETAPIITIGALTFIAFLPPMPISTTAPFVSFDWLWSGFTVMPIQMFNWTSRPEEAFQQNAAAAGLILVFMTLMMNGVAIWLRYRLRKSISW; this is encoded by the coding sequence ATGAATCAAAAAGAACTCGCCGCGATCCGCGGCACCATTCGATCAAACCGCCGGCTGGACATCATCTTCGCGGTGGCTGGATTTGTCGCACTGCTGATCGGTGTGATGGCCTTCGTCACGCTGTTTGCGCAGATGGCCTACAACGGCTGGGAGCGCCTGAATCCGGACTTCTTCATGAACTTCCCGTCGCGCCGCGCCGCCAACGCGGGCATCCTCTCCGCCTGGGTGGGTTCGCTGCTGGTGATGCTGGTGACGGCGGTGTCGGCCGTGCCGCTGGGCGTGGCCGCCGGGGTGTACCTTGAGGAGTACGCGCCGAAGAACCTGATCACCGACATCATCGAGATCAACGTTTCGAACCTCGCCGGTGTGCCGTCGATCGTGTATGGCCTGCTGGCGCTGGGCGTGTTCGTGTATGCCTTCGGCTTCGGCCAGTCGATCCTCTCGGCGGGCCTGACGCTGGGTCTGTTGATCCTGCCGGTCGTGATCGTGGCGACGCGTGAAGCGCTGCGCTCGATCCCGATCCATATCCGCGAAGGCGCCTACGGCGTAGGTGCCACGCGCTGGCAGGTGGTGCGTGATCATCTGGTGCCGTACTCGACGCCGGGCATCATGACGGGCGTCATCATCGGCATGTCCCGCGCGATCGGCGAAACCGCGCCGATCATCACGATTGGTGCGCTGACTTTCATCGCCTTCCTGCCGCCGATGCCGATCTCAACGACTGCGCCCTTCGTCAGCTTTGACTGGCTGTGGTCCGGCTTCACGGTGATGCCGATCCAGATGTTCAACTGGACTTCGCGTCCGGAAGAGGCGTTCCAGCAGAACGCTGCGGCCGCCGGCCTGATCCTCGTATTCATGACGCTGATGATGAACGGCGTTGCGATCTGGCTGCGCTACCGCCTGCGCAAGTCGATCTCCTGGTAA